From the Clupea harengus chromosome 15, Ch_v2.0.2, whole genome shotgun sequence genome, one window contains:
- the LOC105907645 gene encoding peptidase M20 domain-containing protein 2-like, producing MTTLQEGSDHLQDLKRQVGNKIEEAKEKFWHLSQDIWSCPELAYEEKKAHARLIRFFSEDKGWIVEGHYKLDTAFRATWGPFGGKSGDTEVHIGFLCEYDALPGIGHACGHNLIAEVGVAAAAGLKVLLETLSDCPSVKITVIGTPAEEAGGGKIDLLDMGAFEGLDVVFMAHPSQEDATYLPLLAENDVVVRYHGKAAHAAAYPWEGINALDAAVLAYNNISVLRQQLRPEWRIQGIIRQGGAKPNIIPDFTELEYYLRTPSCKDLPAIRAKAEMCFKAAAMATGCEVEVIFAKNEFHDLLRVPTLERLFEQNGKDLGMEFITDIKDAEGSTDFGNVSFVVPGIHPYFYIGSDALNHTKEYTVAAGSETAQFYTLRTAKALAMTALDVLFCPEMMQRAKTEFNEVKMKKDK from the exons ATGACAACACTGCAAGAAGGGTCGGACCATCTTCAAGATTTGAAAAGACAAGTTGGTAACAAGATCGAAGAAGCCAAGGAGAAATTTTGGCACCTAAGCCAAGACATATGGAGTTGTCCAGAGCTCGCTTATGAGGAGAAAAAAGCGCATGCCAGATTGATCAGGTTTTTCAGTGAGGACAAGGGGTGGATCGTAGAGGGTCACTATAAGCTTGACACTGCATTCCGCGCAACATGGGGACCCTTCGGAGGAAAGAGCGGTGATACAGAAGTTCACATTGGTTTCTTGTGTGAATACGATGCTTTGCCTGGAATTGGGCACGCTTGCGGCCACAATTTAATAGCAGAAGTCGGGGTAGCGGCAGCAGCAGGCTTAAAGGTTTTGTTGGAAACTCTGTCAGACTGCCCAAGTGTTAAG ATAACTGTGATTGGAACTCCTGCAGAGGAAGCTGGCGGGGGAAAGATTGACCTGCTTGACATGGGGGCCTTTGAGGGGCTAGATGTGGTGTTCATGGCACATCCCTCCCAAGAGGACGCCACCTATTTGCCCCTTCTGGCAGAGAATGA TGTTGTTGTGAGGTACCATGGTAAAGCCGCCCATGCTGCAGCCTATCCTTGGGAAGGGATCAATGCTCTGGATGCAGCTGTCCTTGCCTATAACAACATCTCTGTTCTCAGACAGCAGTTGAGGCCAGAATGGAGAATACAAG gtattaTTCGTCAAGGTGGGGCTAAACCCAACATCATCCCAGACTTTACTGAACTTGAATATTACCTGCGTACACCGTCATGCAAAGACCTGCCAGCCATCCGAGCCAAGGCTGAAATGTGCTTCAAAGCAGCAGCCATGGCAACAGGTTGTGAG GTTGAGGTTATATTTGCCAAAAATGAATTTCACGACTTACTGCGTGTTCCTACCCTGGAAAGGCTGtttgaacaaaatggaaaagatCTAGGCATGGAGTTCATTACAGACATCAAAGACGCTGAAG gtTCAACAGATTTTGGGAATGTATCATTTGTTGTGCCTGGTATTCACCCCTACTTCTACATTGGCTCAGATGCTTTAAACCATACGAAAGAATACACCGTGGCTGCCG GCTCAGAGACAGCCCAGTTCTACACCTTGCGGACAGCCAAAGCGTTGGCGATGACAGCCCTTGATGTCCTTTTCTGCCCAGAGATGATGCAGAGGGCGAAAACAGAGTTTAATGAGGTTAAGATGAAAAAAGATAAGTAG
- the pnrc1 gene encoding proline-rich nuclear receptor coactivator 1, producing the protein MYPHLLSTDDIGIMLAESISHHIESNFDNIENNKPTTVTSNSTGTNINKTRHALFKKGSRRVRSTASNCQNGNQRSQQQNQKQGLLRITNPMRLADINNNALTARPKSPAQSNAEAATNKSQAAVLSTHLLKAGSKKELLKSKTGRPERSSQPCNQTIHSPSKCEQTPPNISNRGQKSKCAAGKTSVKKSDSSCDQRLQTSWKEVQRPLSPADSVMLVHLSPSEFVPEDDFKDGEKVYAGAKFSEPPSPSVLPKPPRHWVGENTHQYATDGREQMTSHLKSLLKVPDKP; encoded by the exons ATGTATCCTCATCTGTTGTCAACAGATGACATCGGAATCATGCTCGCTGAATCAATTAGTCATCATATTGAATCAAATTTCGACAACATAGAGAATAACAAGCCCACAACAGTAACTTCTAATTCTACGGGGACGAACATCAACAAAACAAGACATGCTCTGTTCAAGAAAGGTAGCCGAAGAGTGCGCTCGACAGCTTCGAATTGCCAAAACGGAAATCAGCGTTCTCAACAACAGAACCAGAAACAAGGACTGTTAAGAATTACCAACCCAATGCGTCTTGCAGACATAAACAACAACGCACTAACAGCGCGGCCGAAATCCCCTGCCCAGTCGAATGCAGAGGCGGCGACCAATAAATCTCAAGCAGCTGTGTTAAGCACCCATCTGCTCAAAGCGGGGTCAAAAAAGGAG CTGCTGAAATCAAAAACAGGAAGACCAGAGCGCTCATCTCAGCCATGTAATCAGACCATCCACAGCCCCAGTAAATGCGAGCAGACGCCACCAAATATCAGTAACCGGGGGCAGAAGAGCAAGTGTGCTGCTGGGAAAACATCTGTGAAGAAGTCTGACAGCAGTTGTGACCAGAGGCTCCAGACCAGTTGGAAAGAGGTTCAAAGACCTCTCAGCCCTGCCGATAGTGTCATGCTTGTGCATTTAAGTCCGTCTGAGTTCGTGCCAGAAGACGACTTTAAAGATGGCGAGAAGGTATACGCAGGTGCAAAGTTCAGTGAGCCTCCATCTCCTAGTGTTCTCCCCAAGCCACCAAGGCACTGGGTCGGAGAGAACACACATCAGTATGCCACTGACGGCCGAGAGCAGATGACTTCTCATTTAAAATCTCTGCTGAAGGTCCCAGATAAGCCATGA